The proteins below are encoded in one region of Hordeum vulgare subsp. vulgare chromosome 3H, MorexV3_pseudomolecules_assembly, whole genome shotgun sequence:
- the LOC123445153 gene encoding proline transporter 1-like — translation MASSSLDTEAGGAQHKAAGGDSGGYTTAATAHAVDTDSWQQVGLLLVTGFNCAYVLSFSNLMMVPLGWGWGAACLLLLAAAAWYANWLLAGLHVVDGQRFIRYRDLMGFVFGRKMYYLTWFLQFTTLLLGSMGFILLGGRALKAISAEFTETPPRLQWFIAATGLVYFAFAYFVPTISAMRNWLATSAALTVTFDVALLAVLVRDGRSNERRDYGIHGTGAEKVFNALGAVAAILVCNTSGLLPEIQSTLRKPSVANMRRALALQYTVGAAGYYGISVAGYWAYGAAASEYLPNQLSGPRWASVLINATAFLQSIVSQHLFTVPIHEAMDTGLQRLEEGMFSRYNMTRRLLARGVLFGVNIFVTALFPFMGDFVNLFGSFALFPLTFMFPSMIILKIKGECDGRPGRLWHWGIIVVSSAVGLATSAAAVRLILHNASVYRFFADT, via the exons ATGGCTTCCTCGTCGCTCGACACGGAGGCGGGAGGAGCGCAGCACAAGGCCGCCGGCGGCGACAGCGGCGGGTACACCACCGCAGCCACCGCCCACGCGGTAGACACAG ATTCATGGCAGCAGGTCGGGCTGCTGCTGGTGACGGGGTTCAACTGCGCCTACGTGCTCAGCTTCTCCAACCTGATGATGGTGCcgctggggtgggggtggggcgCCGCCTGCCTGctgctcctcgccgccgccgcctggtACGCCAACTGGCTCCTCGCCGGCCTCCACGTCGTCGACGGCCAGAGGTTCATCCGCTACAGGGACCTCATGGGCTTCGTCTTCG GGAGGAAAATGTACTACCTCACCTGGTTCCTGCAGTTCACCACCCTACTCCTGGGAAGCATGGGCTTCATCCTACTCGGCGGGAGAGCACTCAAG GCGATCAGCGCGGAGTTCACCGAGACCCCTCCGAGGCTGCAGTGGTTCATCGCGGCGACGGGCTTGGTCTACTTCGCCTTCGCCTACTTCGTGCCCACCATCTCCGCCATGAGGAACTGGCTCGCCACCTCCGCCGCGCTCACCGTCACCTTCGACGTCGCGCTGCTGGCCGTCCTCGTCAGAGACG GTCGGTCGAACGAGCGGCGGGACTACGGCATCCACGGGACGGGGGCGGAGAAGGTGTTCAACGCGCTGGGCGCGGTGGCGGCCATCCTGGTGTGCAACACCTCGGGGCTGCTGCCGGAGATCCAGTCGACGCTGCGGAAGCCGTCGGTGGCCAACATGCGGCGGGCGCTGGCGCTGCAGTACACGGTGGGCGCGGCGGGGTACTACGGGATCAGCGTGGCCGGCTACTGGGCGTACGGCGCCGCCGCGTCCGAGTACCTGCCCAACCAGCTCTCCGGCCCGCGCTGGGCCTCCGTGCTCATCAACGCCACCGCCTTCCTCCAGAGCATCGTCTCGCAGCAC CTGTTCACGGTGCCGATCCACGAGGCCATGGACACGGGGCTGCAGAGGCTGGAGGAGGGCATGTTCTCGCGCTACAACATGACGCGACGGCTCTTGGCCAGGGGGGTGCTCTTCGGGGTCAACATCTTCGTCACCGCGCTCTTCCCCTTCATGGGCGACTTCGTCAACCTCTTCGGCTCCTTCGCGCTCTTCCCGCTCACCTTCATGTTCCCCAGCATGATCATCCTCAAG ATCAAAGGGGAGTGCGACGGGAGACCGGGCAGGCTGTGGCACTGGGGCATCATCGTCGTCTCCTCGGCCGTCGGCCTCGCTACATCCGCCGCCGCAGTCAGATTGATCCTGCATAACGCCAGCGTCTACCGCTTCTTCGCCGACACCTAG
- the LOC123445154 gene encoding E3 ubiquitin-protein ligase RGLG2-like, producing MGGGHSRSESREGSGNGNGRYAHSSSFQQPATATRWDQPGGGYPYGAGQDAQGGYYGAPPQQGGYAAPYPAYQPAPVAAQPAPARAGKPRLDRRYSRIADDFQSVEQVTDALAQAGLESSNLIVGIDFTKSNEWTGKFSFHGRSLHHISSVPNPYEQGISILGQTLSKFDEDNLIPCFGFGDASTHDQDVFCFYPDERPCNGFSEALERYRELVPHLRLAGPTSFAPIIEMAMTIVEQSGGQYHVLLIIADGQVTRSVDTASGQLSSQEQKTVDAIVRASELPLSIVLVGVGDGPWDMMKEFDDNIPARAFDNFQFVNFSEIMSKNMPQSRKEAAFALSALMEIPQQYKATVELGILGRRSMKAPERVPLPPPGGSHDAYSYGTKSFSKPQASTSSSAYPPYEGAHRAAPAAPSSAYDNQVCPICLVNPKDMAFGCGHQTCCECGQTLESCPICRSPITTRIKLY from the exons ATGGGAGGCGGGCATTCGAGGAGCGAGTCGCGGGAGGGGAGCGGGAACGGGAACGGGCGGTACGCCCACTCCTCGTCCTTCCAGCAGCCGGCGACGGCGACGCGGTGGGACCAGCCGGGAGGAGGGTACCCCTACGGCGCCGGCCAGGACGCGCAGGGCGGGTACTACGGCGCGCCGCCGCAGCAGGGGGGCTACGCCGCGCCGTACCCGGCGTACCAGCCCGCGCCCGTCGCCGCGCAGCCCGCGCCGGCGCGGGCCGGCAAGCCGCGCCTCGACAGGCGCTACTCGCGGATCGCCGACGACTTCCAGTCCGTGGAGCAG GTTACCGATGCTCTAGCTCAAGCTGGACTTGAGTCTTCTAATCTCATTGTAGGTATTGATTTCACAAAGAGCAATGAATGGACAG GAAAATTCTCCTTCCATGGACGTAGTTTACATCACATTAGCAGTGTACCAAATCCTTATGAACAAGGAATCTCGATTCTTGGACAGACATTGTCTAAATTTGATGAAGATAACTTGATTCCCTGctttggatttggagatg CATCAACACATGACCAAGACGTATTCTGTTTTTACCCTGATGAGAGACCTTGCAATGGATTCTCAGAAGCCCTTGAGCGATACAGGGAACTCGTTCCACATTTGCGCTTGGCTG GACCGACATCTTTTGCACCAATAATTGAGATGGCTATGACCATCGTGGAGCAAAGTGGTGGGCAGTACCATGTTCTGCTGATAATTGCTGATGGGCAG GTTACAAGGAGTGTAGATACTGCATCTGGGCAGCTGAGTTCCCAAGAGCAAAAGACTGTTGATGCCATTGTGAGGGCCAG TGAACTGCCGCTATCTATTGTGTTAGTAGGAGTTGGTGATGGCCCATGGGACATGATGAAGGAATTTGATGACAACATTCCTGCCCGGGCTTTTGATAATTTTCAA TTTGTGAACTTCTCGGAGATAATGTCTAAAAACATGCCACAATCAAGAAAAGAGGCAGCGTTTGCACTTTCAGCCTTGATGGAGATACCACAACAGTACAAAGCAACTGTGGAACTAGGAATATTAGG TCGTCGCTCTATGAAGGCTCCAGAAAGAGTTCCTCTGCCTCCTCCTGGTGGAAGCCACGATGCCTATTCCTATGGAACTAAAAGCTTTAGTAAACCTCAGGCTAGTACATCTTCATCGGCGTATCCTCCCTATGAAGGTGCACATAGGGCGGCCCCTGCTGCACCGTCTTCTGCTTATGATAATCAG GTGTGCCCTATCTGCCTTGTGAACCCGAAAGACATGGCTTTTGGCTGTGGACACCAG ACCTGCTGTGAATGTGGACAGACTTTGGAATCATGCCCAATTTGCCGGAGCCCAATCACCACCAGGATAAAACTATATTAG